A single genomic interval of Lathyrus oleraceus cultivar Zhongwan6 chromosome 7, CAAS_Psat_ZW6_1.0, whole genome shotgun sequence harbors:
- the LOC127102273 gene encoding RNA polymerase II transcriptional coactivator KELP, with the protein MEDAETKERIEETVLKILQESNMDEVTESKIRKQASNELDLNLSQPPFKALVKQIIEAFLKQKQQQQEEEEEEKEEEEKQKLKQVGVSSRNNNVYDDSGDLVICELGKKRKVTIQDFKGRTFVSIREFYSKDGKELPSSKGISLTGEQWSTFKKSVPAIEKAIQKMESCV; encoded by the exons ATGGAAGATGCTGAAACGAAAGAAAGAATCGAAGAAACAGTTCTGAAGATCTTACAAGAATCAAACATGGATGAAGTCACTGAATCCAAGATTCGTAAGCAAGCCTCCAACGAACTCGACCTCAACCTATCTCAGCCTCCTTTCAAAGCCTTAGTCAAGCAAATAATCGAAGCTTTTCTCAAACAGAAGCAGCAAcagcaagaggaagaggaagaagaaaaGGAGGAAGAAGAAAAACAAAAGCTCAAACAAGTGGGAGTTTCCAGCAGAAACAACAATGTCTATGATGATTCCGGCGATCTCGTTATCTGCGAG CTTGGAAAAAAGAGAAAAGTGACAATTCAGGATTTCAAAGGGAGAACTTTTGTCTCCATTAGGGAGTTTTATTCCAAGGATGGCAAGGAACTTCCTTCTTCTAAAG GAATAAGTTTGACTGGGGAGCAGTGGTCAACCTTTAAGAAGAGTGTGCCAGCCATAGAAAAAGCCATTCAGAAAATGGAATCGTGTGTATAA